TTTTGTCACATGATTCATATTTATATCTCAAAGGTTACATATGAATGCACCCGCAAAAAAACATAGCAATGCATGAAAATGTGGGGAACCTGATAAGGACTTACGAGGTTCACATGTGCTAGCCAGCACATCAATAATTGTCTGAATGGTAGCACATGAACCTCGTACAACAGCCGACAGCGGGTCGGATTGAGGGCCAGGAAGCACTGATGAGGAATGGACGTTTTATTGTGCAGCTTTTACATGATCGGACGGAGCTCTAATGCACTtcccacacctgtacatgtatgcATATTTTTTTCCCATATAAATACAGCAGAAAACTATCGGCTAATATTTGGTGGTAAATCTGATCATTTGAAAAGGTTTGTACtttttcaaaaggaaaagaaagcaAAAGTATTAAACCCGTCGGCAATGTTTGTAATGCGGTGCGGTCGGATACAAGAAATCTCCCCGCCGGGCTGGAAGTGATCATTTACAGTTCGACCTTCATGCTCCACCCCCATAGAAGCCACCACCCATTCCCCGCACACACTCGTTCACACAGACACACAAAGCAGTTGGAGGTCCATCTCCAAGCACCACCCATATAGAGACGAATCACAAGGTCGGCTGCCGCACCGGCACCGGTGCTAGCTAGCGCCAATACACACAGCCGGGAAGGAGGAGCCGGAGCTCCAATCCAGTGCATACGGTCTAGGTGAGCCATGGAGGGAGCTCCCGTGACGGCAGCCACGGGGGTCTTGGGTCCCGTCGTAGCAAAGCTGGGTGCTTTGCTGAGCAGCGACTACAAGCTTCGCCGCCAGACTCGCAAGGACGTCAAGTCCATCAGATCCAAGCTCAAGTCGGTGCACTCTATCCTTTGGGCCATATGGGAGAAGGAGGATCTCGATGCGGAATCCAAGGTCCTGAAGAAGGAAGCACTGGATCTGGCTGCTGATATGGACGACGCCATTGATGACTTCATCCTCACGATGCAGGGCAGCCACAGAAGCAAGCGTTTGATAGAGAGGAAGATCGAAGTAAGCCCTTTCCAAGATTTCAAGAGGAGAGTAGATGACGTGTCGGCCCGGTGCCACAGCAAGTGGAAGTGGAAGGACAGGTCTGCTCAACCCTTCTCCAGCTTATTTGCATGGAGAAACACCAAATCCAGCACCCCCAGCCAaccgcctccacctcctcgtcgagctCCATTTGTCCGCAAGGATGTGTCAGAGCTCGTCTGTATGGATGGATGGAGGAACGAGCTCACCAGATACCTAGTAGGAGAAGAAGAGAGCACAATGGTTGAGCTGCAGCTCAAAATAGTATCCATTGTTGGAATGGCCGGTGTAGGGAAAACAACCCTTGCCAGCCTTGTTTATGGGGACGAGGAGATCGCAAATAAGTTCCAGTCCCGGTCTTTTGTATCCGTCACATCAACTCCCAACATGAAGGAGGTTCTCACAAGTATTCTCCAACAAGTAGGAGCTCAACCACCTGCTGGCACCGAAGCAAGAACAGAGGAACATATCATCCACACCATATCCAATTTCCTAGAGAACAAAAGGTGCGCAAATTTATAAAAAACATCAATTTAATTAATATCTTGAATTGTGCACGGTGACGATCAGGATTCCAGTTTGCAGATGATTTCAagaataaatttggtcaaactgttTGAAATTTGGTCAGCCAGTCTACTAACTATCTTATTCAACTAACTTGCCTAGGTACCTCGTAATAATTGATGACATATGGAACCGTGAACAATGGGACATCATTAGGAGACCTTTTCCAGTTAATAATCTGGGCAGCAGAATTGTCATGACAAGCCGTATTCATTCCATGCGAGGATATGATTTTGATAATAACAAGCCCTGCATCAGAATGAATCCTCAATTGAGTTTCGACAAGAGAAGGTGGCTCTATGGACCTGATAGGGAAGATGTCGCTGCTCGGATGAAGcctgacatggttggagaaggctTTGATTGTGACCATCCTATTGTGCGCATGTGTGGTGGTGTCCCGTTAGCACTACTTTGCATGTTTTCAGCAATGGCAATGGTCTGTCAGcaacaagaacaagcaagggacgTGCAAGATATGATCGAATTTGAGAGGCGAGTTAAGCAAAGTGGAATCCAGAACACTCCAGGGTTCGAACCGTTGGTAGAGAGTTTGCAGCTTGGCTACAATGATCTTCCTCACCATATGTTGAAGACCTGCTTGTTGTACTGCAGTATATACCCTGAGAATTACAAATTTTACGGGGATGATTTGGTGATGCGATGGATCGCTGAAGGATTTATTTATGAACTTGATGCAGGAAAAGGTTATTTAGAAGAGCTTGGCGATAGAGGATTATTGATGCTGCTGGAGGATAAGGATGAAAAGGCCTACCAAATGAACCCCGTGATGCGGAATTTCCTTGGATGGAAATTGCGTGAAGGTAATTTCATTACTTGCAGTTCTGACATCACATCGTCATGTGCCTGTCGAATCCATCGACTATGTATGGATGATTATTCAGCTGATGGTGCGGCGGAGGGAGTGGATCCCTTGTTTGGGTTGTATTGGTCTCAGATTCGATCTCTTGTTGTTTTCGAAGGTGCTAAGACATATGTCCCTTTTGAGAAGTTGGAACATGTGCGAGTGTTGGATCTTCAATATCATCAGCGGCTTCGTGAAACCAGAAAGTATGTGCATGTTTTTGAGGATCTTGACTTTGAGGCTCTTGGGAATGATCATGTGAAGGATATATGTGGACTGCTCCGTGTGAGGCACCTATTCGGCCTAGAAGGGAAGGGAATTAGTGAGATACCACCAGAAATAGCGAGGCTGCAGTATTTGGAGACATTGCACGTAAGGCGAACTTTGATTAGAGAGCTACCCAGTGAGATTGGGGACTTACAGCAGTTGAAGACTCTAGTGATGAGTCGCAACCTAAAGCTGGCAGAGCTGCCCAGGGAGATTGGGGACCTCAAGAATTTGGAGACTCTGGACCTGAGTTACAACCAGGAGCTCACAGAGCTACCTCGCGAGATCAGGAAACTGCAGAATTTGAAGCAACTGTTGTTGACATTTATACCCGTGACGAAGTTACCAAAGGAAATGGTGGGGCTAAAAAAACTTAAAAAATTGGCATTAGATTCGGCCATCAGCGCACTACCCTGGGAAACTAGCCAACTTTCGAATTTGGAGGGAGTGGCTGAGTGCGTCCGGCAAGCTTGGAAGAACAGTGATCTTGTGTCTGAGTTCTCCGCGGAGATCCTGTCCATTCAAATGGATGCATGGACTACTGAAAGGGGTGGGCTAACTGTTGGCACAAAACACATGCACATTCCATGGTGGATCAAGGATCACTTCAACGACCTTGCCTACTTGGATATCAGGATCTGCAAACTCGAGGAGCAGGATCTGAAGATTCTGCGGGAGATGCCTAGCCTGAAAGACCTCAAGCTAAGGCTCGAAGTCGTCCCAAGAAAGCCCATAGTCATCAGCGGCGAAGGGTTCCCGAGGCTTATGTGGCTCGTTGTTGACAGCCGCGCGTCGCCAATTATCACCTTCCAGGAAGGAGCGATGCCGGAGCTGCACCGGCTCATCTTCGAGTTCCAGTTCTACGGTGGCCCACCTGCAAATAAAGACCCTCCGTGTCTGGGTATCAACCACCTCCGGAACCTCTACCATGTCGAATTCAGATGCAACGAGGAATGGTATAAAGGAGCAGCAGAGAGCAGCCCGTGTGTGAGCGCGATGATTGACGTCGTGAGGAAAGAAGCCCAGGAGCATCCCCGCTGGATCGAGATTTTGGTCTCTGGCCGAAAGAGGGAGCGTTTTCCAAGGAAGGAGAGCGCACAGGAGGTTTCCAGCAGTGATGGGAGTGGCGCTGAGATCCAGGAGGAGACCCTGGAAGCAGCGTGATCGGTTTCTTCGTTGGCGATGGAGGCGACGAGGTAATCCTTCCGTGTGGTACGTGGCTGGCTTCTCACTTTTGTAATCAAAAAATCTTGTTGGC
The Triticum aestivum cultivar Chinese Spring unplaced genomic scaffold, IWGSC CS RefSeq v2.1 scaffold149641, whole genome shotgun sequence genome window above contains:
- the LOC123176404 gene encoding disease resistance protein Pik-1-like isoform X2, with the protein product MEGAPVTAATGVLGPVVAKLGALLSSDYKLRRQTRKDVKSIRSKLKSVHSILWAIWEKEDLDAESKVLKKEALDLAADMDDAIDDFILTMQGSHRSKRLIERKIEVSPFQDFKRRVDDVSARCHSKWKWKDRSAQPFSSLFAWRNTKSSTPSQPPPPPRRAPFVRKDVSELVCMDGWRNELTRYLVGEEESTMVELQLKIVSIVGMAGVGKTTLASLVYGDEEIANKFQSRSFVSVTSTPNMKEVLTSILQQVGAQPPAGTEARTEEHIIHTISNFLENKRYLVIIDDIWNREQWDIIRRPFPVNNLGSRIVMTSRIHSMRGYDFDNNKPCIRMNPQLSFDKRRWLYGPDREDVAARMKPDMVGEGFDCDHPIVRMCGGVPLALLCMFSAMAMVCQQQEQARDVQDMIEFERRVKQSGIQNTPGFEPLVESLQLGYNDLPHHMLKTCLLYCSIYPENYKFYGDDLVMRWIAEGFIYELDAGKGYLEELGDRGLLMLLEDKDEKAYQMNPVMRNFLGWKLREGAKTYVPFEKLEHVRVLDLQYHQRLRETRKYVHVFEDLDFEALGNDHVKDICGLLRVRHLFGLEGKGISEIPPEIARLQYLETLHVRRTLIRELPSEIGDLQQLKTLVMSRNLKLAELPREIGDLKNLETLDLSYNQELTELPREIRKLQNLKQLLLTFIPVTKLPKEMVGLKKLKKLALDSAISALPWETSQLSNLEGVAECVRQAWKNSDLVSEFSAEILSIQMDAWTTERGGLTVGTKHMHIPWWIKDHFNDLAYLDIRICKLEEQDLKILREMPSLKDLKLRLEVVPRKPIVISGEGFPRLMWLVVDSRASPIITFQEGAMPELHRLIFEFQFYGGPPANKDPPCLGINHLRNLYHVEFRCNEEWYKGAAESSPCVSAMIDVVRKEAQEHPRWIEILVSGRKRERFPRKESAQEVSSSDGSGAEIQEETLEAA
- the LOC123176404 gene encoding disease resistance protein Pik-1-like isoform X1 produces the protein MEGAPVTAATGVLGPVVAKLGALLSSDYKLRRQTRKDVKSIRSKLKSVHSILWAIWEKEDLDAESKVLKKEALDLAADMDDAIDDFILTMQGSHRSKRLIERKIEVSPFQDFKRRVDDVSARCHSKWKWKDRSAQPFSSLFAWRNTKSSTPSQPPPPPRRAPFVRKDVSELVCMDGWRNELTRYLVGEEESTMVELQLKIVSIVGMAGVGKTTLASLVYGDEEIANKFQSRSFVSVTSTPNMKEVLTSILQQVGAQPPAGTEARTEEHIIHTISNFLENKRYLVIIDDIWNREQWDIIRRPFPVNNLGSRIVMTSRIHSMRGYDFDNNKPCIRMNPQLSFDKRRWLYGPDREDVAARMKPDMVGEGFDCDHPIVRMCGGVPLALLCMFSAMAMVCQQQEQARDVQDMIEFERRVKQSGIQNTPGFEPLVESLQLGYNDLPHHMLKTCLLYCSIYPENYKFYGDDLVMRWIAEGFIYELDAGKGYLEELGDRGLLMLLEDKDEKAYQMNPVMRNFLGWKLREGNFITCSSDITSSCACRIHRLCMDDYSADGAAEGVDPLFGLYWSQIRSLVVFEGAKTYVPFEKLEHVRVLDLQYHQRLRETRKYVHVFEDLDFEALGNDHVKDICGLLRVRHLFGLEGKGISEIPPEIARLQYLETLHVRRTLIRELPSEIGDLQQLKTLVMSRNLKLAELPREIGDLKNLETLDLSYNQELTELPREIRKLQNLKQLLLTFIPVTKLPKEMVGLKKLKKLALDSAISALPWETSQLSNLEGVAECVRQAWKNSDLVSEFSAEILSIQMDAWTTERGGLTVGTKHMHIPWWIKDHFNDLAYLDIRICKLEEQDLKILREMPSLKDLKLRLEVVPRKPIVISGEGFPRLMWLVVDSRASPIITFQEGAMPELHRLIFEFQFYGGPPANKDPPCLGINHLRNLYHVEFRCNEEWYKGAAESSPCVSAMIDVVRKEAQEHPRWIEILVSGRKRERFPRKESAQEVSSSDGSGAEIQEETLEAA